A genomic stretch from Candidatus Brocadiaceae bacterium includes:
- a CDS encoding YHS domain-containing protein: MKRILRFAAVAIIVVTFSCTLAAKVLWASCGGCGSEKSHDHSHTAKTSEEKQKITDPVCGMEVKDITKAPRVEHDGKLVYFCSDACKKTFRENNKE; the protein is encoded by the coding sequence ATGAAAAGGATTTTACGTTTCGCAGCGGTTGCGATTATTGTCGTCACATTTAGCTGCACACTGGCAGCAAAAGTTTTATGGGCAAGTTGTGGTGGATGTGGGAGTGAGAAAAGTCATGACCATAGCCACACAGCAAAAACGAGTGAAGAAAAACAAAAAATTACAGATCCTGTGTGTGGCATGGAAGTAAAAGATATCACAAAAGCACCGAGAGTAGAACATGATGGAAAGCTGGTATATTTTTGTTCTGACGCGTGCAAAAAAACCTTTAGAGAAAACAATAAGGAATAG
- the gndA gene encoding NADP-dependent phosphogluconate dehydrogenase — MEKNQFGLIGLAVMGQNLVLNAADHGFSVSVFNRTAEKTKEFMEGEAKDKNITATYSLKEFVESLASPRIIQIMVKAGAPVDIVINQLKPLLDKGDIIIDGGNSFFVDTERRANDLEQIGLRFIGMGVSGGEEGARYGPSLMPGGTKEAYSFIEPLVTAIAAKAPSDNRPCASYIGPGGSGHYVKMVHNGIEYGDMQLIAESYALLKAAINPTPDEFQRIFLDWNSSELSSFLIEITANIFRKMDKETGKPLIDMILDKAEQKGTGRWTSHNALDSGVDIPTITAAVDGRIMSTFKDERVIASKLYSGPNSMYRGDKQQFIASVQAALYSSKICSYAQGLTLLRRASIEYDYQLDFAEIARIWRAGCIIRADLLENIADAYQRNPDLLNLLLDNEFKEIIQNRQTDWRFAIKNAIELGVPVPAMSASLAYFDAYRSERLSANLIQAQRDYFGAHMFERIDKPGTFHEQWVED, encoded by the coding sequence ATGGAAAAGAATCAATTTGGGCTCATTGGGTTGGCCGTTATGGGGCAAAACCTTGTTTTAAACGCCGCCGATCATGGATTCAGCGTTTCTGTCTTTAATCGTACGGCAGAAAAAACAAAGGAATTTATGGAAGGCGAAGCCAAAGATAAAAACATTACTGCGACCTATTCTTTAAAGGAATTCGTAGAAAGCCTAGCGTCTCCCCGTATTATTCAGATCATGGTAAAAGCGGGAGCCCCCGTTGACATTGTTATTAACCAGTTGAAACCACTCCTTGATAAAGGCGATATCATTATCGATGGCGGTAATTCCTTTTTTGTGGACACAGAACGTCGAGCAAATGATTTGGAGCAAATCGGACTGCGATTCATCGGCATGGGAGTTTCTGGAGGAGAGGAGGGAGCCCGGTATGGACCCAGTCTGATGCCCGGAGGAACAAAGGAAGCGTATTCTTTTATTGAACCGTTGGTAACGGCAATTGCGGCAAAGGCTCCGTCTGATAATAGACCGTGCGCATCATATATTGGCCCCGGCGGGTCGGGTCACTACGTAAAAATGGTGCATAATGGCATCGAATACGGCGACATGCAGCTCATCGCCGAGAGTTACGCCTTGCTTAAGGCTGCCATCAACCCTACGCCGGATGAATTTCAGCGTATTTTTCTTGATTGGAATAGTTCCGAACTGTCCTCTTTTCTCATAGAAATTACGGCCAATATCTTTAGAAAAATGGACAAAGAAACCGGCAAACCACTTATCGATATGATTCTTGACAAGGCAGAACAAAAGGGGACCGGAAGGTGGACTTCCCACAACGCCCTTGATAGTGGCGTGGACATTCCAACCATAACTGCCGCCGTTGACGGACGCATCATGTCCACATTTAAAGACGAACGTGTTATTGCTTCAAAGCTGTATTCCGGACCGAACAGCATGTATAGAGGGGACAAACAACAGTTCATTGCCTCTGTGCAAGCAGCATTATATTCCTCAAAAATTTGTTCCTATGCCCAGGGACTGACTTTGTTGAGAAGGGCCTCTATTGAATATGACTATCAACTTGATTTCGCGGAAATTGCCCGGATCTGGCGGGCCGGATGCATTATACGAGCGGACTTATTGGAAAACATTGCAGATGCCTATCAGCGTAATCCAGATCTTCTGAACCTGTTACTCGATAATGAATTCAAGGAGATCATACAAAACCGGCAAACTGACTGGCGTTTTGCTATTAAGAATGCCATCGAGCTGGGAGTTCCCGTGCCGGCAATGAGCGCTTCGCTTGCATATTTTGATGCATATCGATCAGAACGACTTTCAGCAAATCTTATTCAGGCCCAACGTGATTACTTTGGCGCGCACATGTTTGAGCGAATTGACAAACCGGGTACTTTCCATGAGCAATGGGTGGAGGACTAA
- the cobK gene encoding precorrin-6A reductase, protein MVLVLSGTEEGRELVKRLHNEGVGLLTTVATPYGKKMFEQIGLASLCLQSRLDAYGFSQLIVEKEINTVIDATHPYAIEVSRNAMEACNKTNIRYVRFERQQTEIPNLPLIHKVKTMEEAVDRSGMLGQTIFLTTGISGVAPFIVLKDKKDLYVRILPISEHIDVCINMGISPKNIIAMHGPFSEDLNRAMFRQYHINTVVTKESGAVGGVSEKIRAALHEEIDVIVIMRPRINVSEIYSSIDKVVHAVKETF, encoded by the coding sequence ATGGTACTCGTATTATCAGGCACAGAAGAAGGAAGAGAGCTCGTAAAACGGCTTCACAATGAAGGAGTAGGACTTCTGACTACTGTCGCTACACCATATGGCAAAAAGATGTTTGAACAGATAGGCCTGGCGTCGTTGTGTTTGCAATCCCGTTTAGATGCCTACGGATTTTCTCAGTTAATCGTTGAAAAGGAGATTAACACGGTAATTGATGCTACTCATCCGTATGCGATAGAGGTGTCAAGGAACGCAATGGAGGCCTGCAATAAAACGAATATTCGTTATGTGCGCTTTGAAAGACAGCAGACCGAGATCCCAAATCTTCCCTTAATTCATAAAGTAAAGACCATGGAAGAAGCCGTTGACAGATCCGGAATGCTTGGTCAGACGATATTCCTGACCACAGGGATATCGGGTGTGGCTCCGTTTATTGTCTTAAAGGACAAAAAGGATCTCTACGTCCGCATTCTTCCTATTTCTGAACATATTGATGTATGCATTAATATGGGCATTTCACCAAAAAATATCATTGCGATGCATGGCCCGTTTTCAGAAGATTTAAACCGGGCAATGTTCAGACAGTATCACATTAATACGGTTGTTACGAAAGAAAGTGGCGCTGTCGGAGGAGTGTCAGAAAAAATCAGAGCGGCCCTTCATGAAGAAATAGATGTGATCGTAATCATGAGACCTCGTATAAACGTTTCTGAAATATATTCATCTATTGATAAAGTGGTGCATGCAGTGAAAGAGACTTTTTAG
- a CDS encoding TRASH domain-containing protein — MKRFGYFAVIAGISLVMATSYAGNKAFAGAGCCGAKEVSAAEKQGEQCLVCGKDIDIHGKPVKVEHKGKTMTFCCEKCAETFKKNQGECDREKKQN; from the coding sequence ATGAAGCGTTTTGGATATTTTGCGGTTATTGCCGGCATTTCACTTGTTATGGCTACGTCATATGCAGGCAACAAGGCATTTGCGGGCGCAGGATGTTGCGGCGCGAAGGAAGTTTCTGCCGCTGAAAAGCAGGGTGAACAATGCCTAGTGTGCGGAAAAGACATTGACATCCACGGAAAACCCGTGAAGGTTGAACACAAGGGTAAAACGATGACTTTTTGTTGCGAAAAATGCGCAGAAACATTTAAAAAGAATCAAGGAGAATGCGACCGGGAGAAAAAACAAAATTAA
- the hutH gene encoding histidine ammonia-lyase: MEHMVLNGRSLTLNQFIMGVRGDCHVHISKEAAEAIVKTRQSVDNALKSNRAIYGVTTGFGALSNVVISRELTKKLQKNILMSHAAGVGDYLDEMTTRAIIILKINDLAKGYSGIKLETVMALIDMFNKGVYPLMPEKGSVGASGDLAPLAHMALVLIGQGKASYRNTILEGNIAMREAGIRCVELDAGEGLALVNGTQVMTGIGAITVFYALNLMKTADIAAGMSLEVLLGSNVELDRKIHDARPHPGQSISADNLRRITQNSEIVSSHKDCSRVQDAYSIRCSPQVHGASIDALHYTSKVIETEMNAATGNPLIFSQTDQIISGGNFHGQPVALALDFLAIALSEIANISERRIERLVNPQLSGLPAFLVKDAGLNSGFMLAQYTAASLVSENKVLAHPASVDSIPTSANKEDHVSMGSISARKCREILFNAEHVIAIELLCAAQAMDLFTNLQAGVGTMAAYHLIRKHVSHMEEDRVLADDINALWKLNHEGNVLRAVENRIGTLS, from the coding sequence ATGGAACACATGGTCCTGAACGGCAGGTCTCTTACCCTCAATCAATTTATTATGGGAGTGCGGGGAGATTGTCATGTTCATATAAGTAAAGAGGCCGCAGAGGCCATCGTTAAAACACGTCAGTCCGTGGATAATGCCCTTAAAAGCAACCGGGCTATTTATGGTGTAACGACAGGTTTCGGCGCATTGAGCAATGTCGTAATTTCACGTGAACTAACAAAAAAGCTGCAGAAAAATATTCTGATGAGCCATGCGGCAGGCGTTGGTGATTATCTGGATGAGATGACCACACGGGCAATAATAATTCTCAAGATTAATGATCTTGCCAAGGGTTATTCGGGAATCAAACTTGAAACAGTAATGGCTCTAATAGATATGTTTAACAAAGGTGTGTATCCACTGATGCCTGAAAAGGGATCTGTCGGGGCAAGCGGTGATTTAGCGCCCCTGGCTCATATGGCGTTGGTATTAATTGGACAGGGAAAGGCTTCTTACAGGAATACTATTTTAGAAGGAAATATTGCTATGAGAGAGGCAGGCATTCGATGTGTTGAATTGGATGCAGGCGAAGGATTAGCCCTTGTAAATGGCACACAGGTCATGACGGGTATAGGCGCTATCACGGTATTTTATGCTTTGAATTTGATGAAAACGGCAGACATTGCCGCCGGCATGAGCCTGGAAGTATTGCTTGGATCAAACGTAGAGCTCGACAGAAAGATTCATGATGCGAGGCCTCATCCTGGCCAAAGTATTAGTGCGGATAATCTGAGACGCATAACACAGAATAGTGAGATTGTTTCATCCCATAAAGATTGCTCTCGCGTGCAGGATGCCTACTCCATTCGATGTTCTCCTCAGGTGCACGGCGCCTCCATAGATGCGCTGCATTATACAAGCAAGGTTATAGAGACGGAAATGAATGCGGCGACAGGCAACCCTTTGATTTTTTCCCAGACAGATCAAATCATTTCCGGGGGAAATTTTCACGGCCAACCGGTAGCCCTGGCGTTAGACTTTCTGGCAATTGCCCTGTCAGAGATTGCTAATATTTCTGAAAGGCGCATTGAACGATTGGTTAATCCTCAATTGAGCGGGTTGCCCGCTTTTCTGGTAAAGGATGCCGGATTGAATTCCGGTTTTATGCTTGCGCAGTATACCGCAGCGTCACTTGTCTCAGAAAACAAGGTGCTTGCTCATCCTGCGAGCGTTGATTCTATTCCGACCTCTGCGAACAAGGAAGACCATGTAAGCATGGGCTCTATTTCCGCAAGGAAGTGCCGTGAAATTCTTTTTAATGCGGAACATGTTATTGCCATAGAATTGCTCTGCGCGGCTCAGGCAATGGACTTGTTTACGAATCTTCAGGCCGGAGTCGGCACAATGGCGGCGTATCATCTCATCAGAAAACACGTTTCTCACATGGAAGAGGACCGTGTTCTTGCTGACGATATTAATGCCTTGTGGAAGCTCAACCACGAAGGGAACGTACTCCGTGCCGTTGAAAATAGGATTGGTACATTAAGTTGA
- a CDS encoding menaquinone biosynthesis decarboxylase yields MKIYSLQDFIQYLEKNGELIRSKAEVDARLEAGEISIRALQAGMPALLFEKVKGSKYPLAMNVLASEKRIELALGKHPDQLGEELITFMEEAMPPKPKTLFKNIGMVKRMFCALPKTGFRPTSQQVIIPPNLTELPVTTSWPEDGGPFLTLPQVFTCDPHTHKRNVGIYRMQVFDNQTTGMHWQIQKGGGFHYFQAQKMGKEFEIAVALGTDPALLLATVAALPEGMDEVMFSGFLRGKRTRMAKGKTVSIQVPADAEFILEGTVHLSELRMEGPFGDHFGHYSLASEFPVFHINTITHRKNPIFPATIVGRPPMEDKFLGNATQQILGPLIRLIHPEIRELWAYYEAGFHNLLVVSVEERYRKEAMKTALSIMGEGQLSLTKCVVTVSAGVNPRDFHAVLRAIHDNFDPAYDFIMIPKVPLDTLDFTSYTMNLGSKMILDASAKQERNNRESSALESQCLERLMENIDARINDWNLLGETLLVVAVTGGGKEIVHTLLQSRELKGPKIIAAVSADVDIQNIEQTIWGIFTRFDAERDIFFEEEKLIGISPVFRGKMGIDATWKKGYPSALVMPEEIIDTVNKRWESYWK; encoded by the coding sequence ATGAAAATATATTCATTGCAGGATTTTATTCAATATCTGGAAAAGAATGGCGAGCTGATTCGGAGTAAGGCCGAAGTCGATGCCCGTCTGGAGGCGGGAGAAATTTCTATCAGGGCATTACAGGCAGGTATGCCTGCCTTGCTCTTTGAGAAGGTAAAGGGATCGAAGTATCCGCTTGCCATGAATGTCCTTGCCAGTGAGAAACGCATAGAACTGGCGCTCGGTAAGCATCCCGACCAGCTAGGTGAAGAATTGATAACGTTTATGGAAGAGGCTATGCCTCCTAAACCGAAGACGCTTTTTAAAAATATCGGCATGGTAAAACGCATGTTTTGCGCGCTCCCAAAAACAGGCTTCCGTCCGACATCTCAACAAGTAATAATCCCGCCCAACTTAACAGAGCTTCCCGTCACCACTTCATGGCCTGAAGATGGCGGACCTTTTCTTACCCTGCCCCAGGTGTTTACCTGTGATCCCCATACCCACAAACGAAATGTGGGCATATATCGCATGCAGGTGTTTGACAACCAAACAACCGGCATGCACTGGCAGATACAAAAGGGAGGCGGATTCCATTATTTTCAGGCGCAGAAGATGGGAAAGGAATTTGAAATTGCGGTGGCCCTGGGGACCGATCCCGCCCTTCTGCTGGCCACCGTCGCAGCGCTCCCGGAGGGGATGGATGAAGTCATGTTCAGCGGATTTTTACGGGGGAAAAGGACAAGGATGGCAAAAGGCAAGACCGTTTCCATTCAGGTGCCCGCTGACGCTGAATTTATTCTCGAAGGAACCGTTCATTTGTCGGAGTTGCGCATGGAAGGGCCTTTTGGCGATCACTTTGGACATTACTCTCTTGCGTCGGAATTTCCTGTGTTCCACATAAACACGATCACCCATAGAAAGAACCCAATTTTTCCTGCTACTATCGTGGGCCGACCTCCCATGGAAGACAAATTTCTGGGAAATGCGACGCAGCAAATACTGGGGCCGCTTATCCGCCTCATTCACCCTGAAATACGCGAGCTCTGGGCATATTATGAGGCCGGTTTTCACAACCTGCTGGTTGTCTCTGTGGAAGAGCGGTATCGCAAAGAGGCCATGAAAACGGCCCTTTCAATAATGGGAGAAGGACAGCTTTCACTCACGAAATGTGTCGTTACGGTGTCCGCAGGCGTCAACCCGCGTGACTTCCATGCGGTGCTCAGGGCGATTCATGACAATTTCGATCCCGCATATGATTTTATTATGATTCCAAAAGTCCCGCTTGATACCCTTGATTTTACCAGTTATACAATGAATCTCGGGAGCAAGATGATTCTTGACGCTTCGGCAAAACAGGAAAGAAATAACCGGGAATCATCTGCGCTTGAATCTCAATGTCTCGAACGTCTAATGGAGAATATTGATGCGAGAATTAACGATTGGAATCTTTTAGGGGAAACCCTGCTGGTTGTTGCTGTGACCGGTGGCGGGAAAGAGATTGTTCATACTTTACTACAATCAAGGGAACTGAAAGGGCCAAAAATTATTGCTGCGGTAAGCGCCGATGTGGATATACAAAATATTGAGCAAACCATCTGGGGGATATTTACCCGATTTGACGCGGAAAGAGATATATTCTTTGAAGAGGAAAAACTGATAGGGATAAGTCCTGTGTTCAGGGGTAAAATGGGCATTGATGCGACCTGGAAAAAGGGTTATCCCTCGGCGCTTGTTATGCCGGAAGAAATAATAGATACCGTAAACAAACGATGGGAATCCTATTGGAAATAA
- a CDS encoding YgiQ family radical SAM protein, which produces MDIDESECLTFTMLTVVKEQSEIAKWLPVTKSEAEKLGWDQPDVILISGDAYIDHPAFGAAVIGRVIEKEGYRVAIIPQPNWRDDLRDFKIFGAPRYFFGVTSGCMDSMVSHYTVNKRLRSTDAYSQGGKAGLRPDYAVATYTRIVKSLYPDTPVIIGGIEASLRRVTHYDYWSDKLMPSILETSGADLLVYGMGEMPLREILKLLKKGVPFHQLTMVKQTTYLRNQSDGIPKNKHWKDIHIHSHQKCLEEKKAFAANFKKIEQESNKVTANRIVQDIGDKTLIINPPFPTMTEEKIDASFDLPYTRLPHPKYKTLGAIPAYEMIKFSITMHRGCFGGCSFCTISAHQGKFIASRSQASLMREVEQVTSMPDFKGYISDLGGPSANMYKMKGRIQEICDKCARPSCIYPAVCDNLNTNHSQITEIYRKVDAHPKVKKAFVGSGIRHDLLTKNYNKKADGSIYDYMTQLITRHVSGRLKVAPEHTSPVILKIMRKPSFEHFKEFKRMFDRIDKQYGLNQQLVPYFISSHPGCKDEDMATLAAETRELGFHLEQVQDFTPTPMTVATVMYYSGYHPYTLKECYVPKSIREKKEQHRFFFWYRKENQDWIRKKLFELKKPDVLKKLFPYGKTKSHPQAETFGGKMSHRPQR; this is translated from the coding sequence TTGGACATCGATGAAAGTGAGTGTTTAACTTTTACCATGCTTACCGTTGTGAAAGAGCAAAGCGAAATTGCAAAATGGCTTCCCGTCACCAAAAGTGAAGCGGAAAAGCTCGGATGGGACCAGCCGGATGTTATTCTTATTTCGGGCGACGCATACATTGATCATCCGGCCTTTGGCGCTGCGGTAATAGGCAGGGTTATTGAAAAAGAGGGATACCGGGTCGCGATTATTCCTCAACCAAACTGGCGTGACGATCTGCGTGATTTTAAAATATTTGGCGCGCCGAGATATTTTTTTGGGGTAACCTCTGGCTGCATGGACTCCATGGTAAGCCATTACACCGTGAACAAAAGACTCCGCTCCACCGACGCTTACAGCCAGGGAGGAAAAGCAGGGCTACGCCCTGACTATGCCGTCGCCACATATACAAGAATAGTGAAATCTCTTTATCCTGATACGCCTGTCATCATTGGCGGCATTGAGGCCTCTTTACGAAGGGTGACGCACTATGATTACTGGTCTGACAAACTGATGCCTTCTATTCTTGAAACAAGCGGAGCTGATTTGCTGGTGTATGGAATGGGAGAAATGCCCCTGAGAGAAATACTTAAACTTTTAAAAAAAGGAGTGCCCTTTCATCAACTGACTATGGTGAAACAAACGACGTATCTCAGGAATCAAAGCGATGGCATTCCAAAAAACAAACACTGGAAAGACATTCATATTCATTCCCACCAAAAATGTCTGGAAGAAAAAAAGGCCTTTGCGGCCAATTTTAAAAAGATAGAGCAGGAATCGAATAAGGTCACTGCGAACCGCATTGTCCAGGACATTGGAGACAAAACGTTGATTATCAATCCCCCCTTTCCAACAATGACCGAAGAGAAAATAGACGCTTCCTTTGACCTGCCTTACACACGACTCCCCCATCCGAAATATAAAACGCTTGGAGCCATCCCTGCGTATGAGATGATTAAATTCTCAATCACCATGCACCGCGGGTGTTTCGGCGGATGCAGTTTCTGCACCATCTCTGCCCATCAGGGAAAATTTATCGCCAGTCGTTCTCAGGCTTCTCTTATGAGAGAGGTAGAACAGGTAACCAGCATGCCTGACTTTAAGGGATATATTTCAGACCTCGGGGGGCCATCCGCCAACATGTATAAAATGAAAGGCAGAATACAGGAAATATGCGATAAATGCGCCCGCCCTTCGTGTATTTATCCAGCGGTTTGCGACAATCTCAATACAAACCATTCCCAGATAACTGAAATTTATCGCAAGGTAGACGCGCATCCAAAGGTAAAAAAGGCGTTTGTCGGCAGCGGAATCCGGCATGATTTATTGACAAAGAATTATAACAAAAAAGCGGACGGGTCTATTTACGACTATATGACGCAACTGATAACCCGGCATGTTTCCGGGAGGTTAAAAGTCGCACCGGAACATACTTCCCCGGTAATCCTCAAAATAATGAGAAAACCATCTTTCGAACATTTTAAGGAATTTAAAAGGATGTTTGACCGCATTGATAAACAATACGGGCTTAATCAGCAGCTTGTCCCTTATTTCATCTCCAGCCACCCCGGGTGCAAAGATGAAGACATGGCAACCCTTGCGGCAGAAACCAGAGAGCTCGGGTTCCATCTAGAACAGGTACAAGACTTTACTCCCACGCCAATGACCGTTGCAACCGTTATGTATTATTCCGGTTACCATCCTTATACACTGAAAGAATGTTACGTGCCAAAATCCATTCGTGAAAAAAAGGAACAGCATCGTTTCTTTTTTTGGTACAGGAAGGAAAATCAGGATTGGATAAGGAAGAAACTCTTTGAATTGAAAAAACCAGATGTGCTCAAAAAACTATTTCCCTATGGGAAAACAAAATCACACCCACAAGCAGAAACCTTCGGGGGAAAAATGTCACATCGGCCGCAAAGGTAA
- a CDS encoding sulfite exporter TauE/SafE family protein gives MGIINTLAGGGSLLTLPILIFLGLPVAVANGTNRLAIAAQNICAVAGFRKKGFANFRLSLLMAGPSLAGAFIGALIAVDIPDLLFKRILAIVILIVFGLILWSPAKRKYKKIIHSNYRDLESWKSLITLMVTFFFIGIYSGFIQAGVGIIIMAALTTMNLFNLVETNSHKVFVIGMNALFTVFVFAFYNKICWPVGLVLATGNGIGGLLGSYLAISVGERFIRVVLIIVTLAMAIKLLT, from the coding sequence GTGGGAATCATCAATACCCTTGCGGGCGGCGGATCTCTTCTCACCCTTCCCATACTCATTTTTTTAGGTTTACCAGTGGCAGTTGCAAATGGCACCAATCGGTTAGCAATTGCGGCACAGAATATATGTGCCGTTGCCGGCTTCAGAAAAAAGGGCTTCGCGAATTTCAGACTCAGCTTGCTTATGGCGGGACCTTCTCTTGCCGGAGCTTTTATCGGCGCCCTCATTGCCGTTGATATTCCTGACCTCCTGTTTAAAAGGATACTAGCCATCGTAATACTGATTGTTTTCGGCCTTATACTATGGAGTCCCGCTAAAAGAAAATATAAGAAAATCATTCATAGTAACTATAGAGACCTTGAAAGCTGGAAGAGCCTTATTACCCTCATGGTTACCTTTTTCTTCATAGGCATCTATAGTGGATTTATCCAGGCAGGTGTCGGAATCATAATCATGGCGGCGCTGACTACCATGAATCTGTTCAACCTTGTCGAAACAAACAGCCATAAAGTATTCGTTATCGGCATGAACGCGTTATTTACAGTATTCGTGTTTGCTTTTTACAATAAAATATGTTGGCCTGTTGGATTGGTGTTGGCGACTGGTAATGGTATTGGTGGATTGCTTGGGAGCTATCTGGCGATCAGCGTTGGAGAACGTTTTATTCGTGTAGTGCTTATCATTGTCACCCTTGCAATGGCAATAAAGCTGTTAACCTGA
- a CDS encoding metallophosphoesterase: protein MKILSFGDIHEDTSNLAKMQSVLGSADLILISGDITNCHGKATVKTVLDAVRKYNTNLYAQYGNMDLPEVNKYLTDEGINLHGYGYIFKDVGIFGCGGSSPTPFHTPSEISETEIERCLTNGFKMVEPMRWKIMVCHTPPKDTKIDMIRGGAHVGSDSVKRFIEKRHPDVCISGHIHESRGQDKIGNTLVLNAGMFRDGWYIEIIIAEEGITASLKSVDYRTME from the coding sequence ATGAAAATTCTGTCATTTGGTGATATTCACGAAGATACGAGTAATCTGGCAAAGATGCAGTCCGTATTAGGGAGCGCGGATTTAATTCTCATTTCAGGCGATATAACAAATTGCCATGGAAAGGCTACGGTGAAAACCGTGTTAGATGCGGTGAGAAAATATAACACCAACCTCTATGCGCAATATGGAAACATGGACCTGCCTGAGGTAAATAAATATTTAACTGATGAGGGTATAAACCTTCATGGATACGGATATATATTTAAAGACGTTGGCATATTTGGTTGTGGCGGATCGAGTCCAACACCTTTTCATACCCCGTCAGAAATTAGTGAAACTGAGATTGAGAGATGTCTGACCAACGGCTTTAAAATGGTTGAACCTATGAGATGGAAGATCATGGTTTGCCACACGCCCCCAAAAGATACAAAAATCGACATGATTCGTGGCGGGGCACATGTAGGGAGTGATAGTGTTAAAAGATTTATAGAAAAGCGACATCCCGATGTTTGTATCTCAGGCCACATCCATGAATCCAGAGGACAAGATAAGATAGGGAATACCCTTGTCCTCAATGCGGGTATGTTCCGGGATGGTTGGTATATTGAAATTATAATAGCTGAAGAAGGTATAACCGCTTCGCTGAAATCTGTTGATTATCGAACTATGGAATAA
- a CDS encoding IS66 family transposase: MTINNINIDATLEKVKKLLSEEKELSPTMRSMVELLVVLVTLLANRLNVNSSNSSKPPSSDPNRKRVRKENGEKKPGGQKGRVGVTLQKVEEPDKVEVIKIDRRKLPPGNYREAGYESRQVFDIDISRIVTEYRAQILEDGKGDRFVASFPKEVTKAVQYGMGVKAHAVYMSQFQLIPYKRVQEYFREQLGIPVSEGSIYNFNQEAFGLLESFEEKAKERLARSDLLHVDETGIAMNGERRWLHCTSNGSWTYFFPHEKRGTDAMNTIGILPKFRGILCHDHWKPYYTYDCTHALCNAHHLRELTGVWEEDKQQWAKDTRVLLEEINRAVNDAGGFLETSESEKYRQRYRSIVKNAEAECPPPDETNRKGKRGRVKRTKARNLLERLIEYENDVLRFMENEIVPFTNNLGENDIRMTKVHQKISGCFRSMEGAKIFCRIRSYLSTCRKQGVSSSQGLEILFRGELPDFV; encoded by the coding sequence TTGACGATAAACAACATTAATATTGATGCAACGCTCGAAAAAGTGAAGAAACTTCTTTCTGAAGAGAAAGAGTTGTCACCAACCATGCGGTCTATGGTTGAGCTGCTGGTAGTACTGGTGACGTTACTGGCAAATCGCTTAAACGTGAACAGTAGTAATAGTAGCAAGCCGCCATCAAGTGATCCGAATCGCAAGAGAGTGCGCAAGGAGAACGGGGAGAAAAAGCCAGGCGGTCAAAAAGGTCGTGTGGGTGTAACCCTTCAAAAGGTCGAGGAGCCAGATAAGGTTGAGGTCATCAAAATTGACCGGAGAAAACTCCCGCCGGGAAACTATAGGGAGGCAGGTTATGAATCACGGCAGGTATTCGATATTGATATTTCAAGAATCGTAACGGAATATCGTGCGCAGATCCTTGAAGATGGTAAAGGGGATCGATTTGTAGCGTCTTTTCCTAAGGAAGTGACAAAGGCAGTGCAGTATGGAATGGGAGTGAAAGCACATGCAGTGTATATGTCACAATTTCAATTGATTCCTTATAAGAGAGTACAGGAGTATTTTCGAGAGCAACTCGGGATACCGGTGAGCGAAGGTTCCATTTACAACTTTAATCAAGAAGCATTCGGTTTATTGGAGAGCTTTGAAGAAAAAGCCAAAGAGAGGCTTGCCCGCTCAGATTTGCTCCATGTTGATGAAACGGGCATTGCCATGAATGGGGAAAGGCGTTGGCTGCATTGTACCTCCAATGGTTCATGGACGTACTTTTTCCCCCATGAGAAACGGGGAACTGATGCGATGAATACGATAGGGATATTACCCAAATTCAGGGGAATTCTTTGTCACGACCACTGGAAGCCGTATTACACGTATGATTGTACCCATGCATTATGTAATGCCCACCACTTAAGAGAATTGACAGGGGTATGGGAAGAAGACAAGCAGCAATGGGCAAAAGATACGAGAGTCTTGCTCGAAGAGATAAATCGCGCAGTAAATGATGCGGGAGGTTTTTTAGAAACCAGTGAGTCTGAAAAATACCGACAAAGGTATCGCTCGATAGTAAAAAATGCGGAAGCTGAATGTCCCCCACCTGATGAAACGAACAGAAAAGGGAAAAGGGGGAGAGTGAAAAGGACAAAAGCCCGGAATCTTCTGGAGCGATTGATAGAATACGAGAATGATGTGCTAAGATTTATGGAAAATGAAATTGTGCCCTTCACAAACAATTTAGGTGAAAATGATATCAGGATGACAAAGGTTCACCAGAAAATATCTGGCTGTTTCCGTTCTATGGAAGGCGCCAAAATTTTCTGTCGTATTCGTAGTTATCTCTCTACCTGTAGAAAGCAAGGGGTAAGCTCAAGCCAGGGCTTAGAAATATTATTTCGAGGTGAATTGCCTGATTTTGTTTGA